The following is a genomic window from Phaseolus vulgaris cultivar G19833 chromosome 6, P. vulgaris v2.0, whole genome shotgun sequence.
GTGAGGGATGTAGACAGGTTTTCAAAGGCCTTAAGATCTCTTGGTTTGAGGAAAGGGCATGTTGTGATTGTGGTACTTCCAAATGTGGTGGAGTATGCCATTGTTGCTTTGGGGATAATGGCTGCTGGTGGGGTGTTCTCAGGGGCAAATCCAAGTTCTCATGTCTCAGAAATTAAGAAACAGGCAGAGTCTGCTGATGCCAAATTAATTGTCACCAATAGCTCAAACTATGAAAAGGTAACTGCTTTATTCTTTTTCATCTGTTTAGTGTTTAATACTCATGACACTATGTTATATTTGATtcaatcataattaaaaaatgcaTAGAAAATAAACTTTAACCAATGAGTAAAGTGACATTTTTTTCACTGTCATCTAATCTAAAAATTGGTTCATGTCTTATTtatattaaacaaaataatgtattatatatatatatatatatatatatatatatttcaaaatacaatATGAAATATTTGATTACCTTAttcttgttattgttatttaattttaataaaaactaacaTGAATAAGTATAATGTAAGGGTTAGATAAAAAGAATTACTTTATAAAAAGTCATTAGTGTGTAATTAGTTGATAGAGTGAAATTTGAAGGTTATACATAGAAAAATCAGAGTCTTAAAGCGTAGTTTCTGAGTTGATATAAACACAGGTGAAGGGTCTAGAGCTACCTGTTATTGTGCTAGGAGATGAAGTTGTTGAAGGTGGCATGAATTGGAATAAGTTGCTGGAAGCAGCAGATAGGGCAGGTGATGATTTTGCCAAGGAGCCTATTCATCAGAATGATCTTTGTGCCATGCCATTCTCATCAGGCACCACAGGAATGTCAAAGGGTGTGATGCTCACTCATAGAAATCTAGTGGCTAATCTCTGCTCTACACTCTTCACTGTGACTAAGGAAATGGAGGGCCTTGTCACCACACTAGGCTTGATTCCCTTCTTTCACATTTATGGCATCACTGGAATATGCTGTGCCACTCTTAGGAGCAAAGGGAAGGTTGTGGTTATGGGAAGGTTTGAGTTGAAAAAGTTTCTCAATGCCTTAATCACACATGAGGTCACATTTGCACCCATTGTGCCCCCTATCATTCTCAGTTTGGTGAAAAATCCCATAGTAGATGAATTTGACCTCAGCAAGCTAAAACTCCAGGCCATTATGACTGCAGCAGCACCACTTGCACCAGAACTTCTTAATGCTTTTGAACATAAGTTCCCTGGCGTTTCTGTCCAAGAGGTTGGTACACCATTCATCAAGCAATTCCCTTGTACAATATTCTTTGACTAAATTATTTCATGTCTATAGTTCTAATTATTTTTCACCTGACATATAGTTGAGTTCCATTGACTCTTTCTCATAAATTAAGAAAACCAATTATCTGCTGTGTTAAGATTAGTGAAGACTATAAACTGATGGAGATACCAAATCCTACAATAATTTCTTCAACATGTTATTTTCTGCCATGAATTAATTTTTACATTTGCCATCTACTTCAAATATGGTAAGTTTCTCATAAGATTTTTTCATTTGGTCTTTTCCTCTCCAAAGGGATTCTAAATGAAAAACTTGTGATGTTTATATACGAACCAAACATCATTTGGTAGTAACAAATGTTGTGGACAACAACTCATTtagaaagaaattaaaagagataaTGAGTGAATAGATTGTGATATCTTTTAAGGACCAAAACCTCATTCaagtttgttttcttttaattatgtaAATTGTGTTGTGTGACAATAATGTTATGCATATCTAGTATGATGTGTCTATCTTCCTGAAGTGCTAGTTTTCTTTGGTAGGCATATGGACTTACTGAGCACAGCTGCATCACACTCACTCTTGCACAAAAAGGATTGGGAAGTCTTCATAAAAATTCAGTGGGATTCGTCCTCCCAAATTTGGAAGTCAAGTTTGTTGATCCTGACACTGGTCGATCCCTTCCTAGGAACACACCTGGGGAACTTTGTGTGAGAAGCCAATGTGTGATGCAAGGTAAGAATGGAGAAATAATCTACCCCAAAAAAACCAGTTATAAGGTTATGATGATAAATTAGACTGTGAATGAATATAAACTATGTGTCTTTTTCATTAGGTTACTATAAACAGGTGGATGAGACTGCCCAAACCATTGACAAAAATGGATGGCTTCACACAGGTGACATAGGATTCATAGATGATGAAGAAAATGTCTTTATCATTGATCGTATCAAGGAGTTGATTAAATACAAAGGCTTCCAAGTAAGTTCTTGATATTTCACATGCTTACAACaggtaaaaaaaaagaatttttagGCACTCTAAATGAAAAAACCTTACAAAATATGAGACTTTCCAACTCTCATTCACGTTTGTTTTTTAAATCAGACGAGTCTATACTATAAGATATCATATTTCAAAATGTGTACTACAATTATTTTGCCATGAAAGTATGAATATTAGAGAGCACAAATTGGTGAAGGTTAAGGTATCAAATTCCCATTATAGATGCCAAAAATAGTAAAGTAAGTCATTTTGGATGCATGCAGGTTGCTCCTGCAGAGTTAGAGGCCATTTTGCTGAGTCATTCATCAGTTGAAGATGCAGCTGTAGTGCCGTAAGTAACTAACATAgtctttgttaataaaaaaatgttcct
Proteins encoded in this region:
- the LOC137833072 gene encoding 4-coumarate--CoA ligase-like 1 → MQHLVNCLSTHNTNMGTYVESLSGVEEHVFRSQYSPVPIPDNVTLPEYVLQNAELYGEKVAFVDAVTGKGVSYREVVRDVDRFSKALRSLGLRKGHVVIVVLPNVVEYAIVALGIMAAGGVFSGANPSSHVSEIKKQAESADAKLIVTNSSNYEKVKGLELPVIVLGDEVVEGGMNWNKLLEAADRAGDDFAKEPIHQNDLCAMPFSSGTTGMSKGVMLTHRNLVANLCSTLFTVTKEMEGLVTTLGLIPFFHIYGITGICCATLRSKGKVVVMGRFELKKFLNALITHEVTFAPIVPPIILSLVKNPIVDEFDLSKLKLQAIMTAAAPLAPELLNAFEHKFPGVSVQEAYGLTEHSCITLTLAQKGLGSLHKNSVGFVLPNLEVKFVDPDTGRSLPRNTPGELCVRSQCVMQGYYKQVDETAQTIDKNGWLHTGDIGFIDDEENVFIIDRIKELIKYKGFQVAPAELEAILLSHSSVEDAAVVPLPDEEAGEIPAASVVLSPGAKESEEDIMNYVANNAAHYKKVRVVHFVETIPKSPSGKIMRRLIKEKMVEKIKTSSLIKSENV